A DNA window from Halichondria panicea chromosome 16, odHalPani1.1, whole genome shotgun sequence contains the following coding sequences:
- the LOC135349566 gene encoding prickle planar cell polarity protein 3-like yields MAGAGPVSLPKRLITVESRSRTGSDPIVYSLKKSNLEKVPSTDNLIGQPCSKCTDKCHGYMPHVWRKKCITCCCVRDQHLLESDPRDTMVYLDNQSTQNGHSLSAWEQRLNEKYAWYPSELTPDLVEQYMQCLPKDKVPLRGSRGEKHRIQQFMQQLPVYDSNLDACHKMADLDKKRMGKFVDRTKRRFFGVGSVDKMTATESLACVGCTEVIDLGAVYVQAERVGDDQAWHPQCFTCETCQELLVDLIYFHSSEKNVLLCGRHHGDSLVPRCSGCDELVFSDTVTESGGKKYHKQHLCCSECDTLLHDSSFKEISDSLYCSRCYDREYAAICESCHEPISLRAKVMHFKNRSWHKECFVCRRCQEDVSQTKHYLVKGDLLCGDCMEPVAQCHACKNAIIPTVSYMKQKTRAWHSDCFKCTLCQAWLVDGEFQELDDNLMCTPCYADKVGKKCTVCTKSVIGRGVKFGFGMYHPDCFNCGYCGINMIGYKGKVKEKEDKPVCQDCAAKSAKKCFKCHQPITSKHTVYREQVFHLECFTCNLCGSSVATTDFFETNLGEILCQKCTTIK; encoded by the exons ATGGCTGGAGCAGGCCCTGTATCGTTGCCTAAGAGGCTCATCACAGTGGAGAGCAGGTCCAGGACAGGAAGTGACCCCATTGTGTACTCTTTGAAGAAGTCAAACTTGGAGAAG GTTCCATCCACCGACAACCTGATTGGCCAGCCTTGCTCAAAGTGCACTGATAAATGCCACGGTTACATGCCACATGTCTGGAG GAAGAAGTGCATCACATGTTGCTGTGTGAGAGACCAACACTTGCTGGAGTCTGACCCTCGAGACACTATGGTCTACCTAGACAACCAGAGCACACAAAATGGCCATTCTCTCTCAGCCTGGGAACAAAGACTCAATGAGAAGTATGCCTGGTACCCCAGTGAACTCACTCCTGACTTG GTTGagcagtacatgcagtgtctGCCCAAAGACAAAGTACCACTCAGAGGGTCCAGAGGAGAGAAGCATCGCATTCAGCAGTTTATGCAGCAGCTCCCAGTCTATGATAGCAATCTAGATGCTTGCCACAAAATGGCTGACCTGGATAAGAAACGAATGGGCAAATTTGTCGACAGAACTAAGAGAAGGTTCTTTGGAGTGGGCTCAGTGGACAAAATGACAGCCACAGAGAGTTTG GCCTGTGTTGGTTGCACTGAAGTGATTGATCTAGGAGCTGTCTATGTGCAAGCAGAGAGAGTTGGTGATGACCAGGCATGGCACCCTCAATGCTTCAC GTGTGAGACATGCCAGGAGCTGCTGGTTGACTTGATCTACTTTCATTCATCAGAAAAGAATGTCCTCCTCTGTGGGAGACATCATGGAGACTCACTCGTGCCAAGATGCTCTGGCTGTGATGAG CTGGTCTTTTCAGACACTGTGACTGAGTCTGGAGGAAAGAAATACCACAAGCAACACTTATGCTGCTCTGAATGTGACACCCTTCTCCACGATTCATCATTCAAAGAGATATCTGATTCCCTCTACTGCAGCCGCTGTTACGATCGAGAGTACGCAGCCATTTGTGAGAGTTGCCACGAGCCTATCAGCCTACGAGCCAAAGTCATGCATTTCAAAAATCGATCGTGGCATAAAGAGTGCTTTGTGTGCAGACGCTGTCAAGAAGACGTGTCTCAAACTAAGCACTACTTAGTCAAAGGTGACCTGCTGTGTGGTGATTGCATGGAGCCCGTCGCCCAGTGCCATGCTTGCAAGAACGCTATCATACCCACGGTTAGCTACATGAAGCAGAAAACCAGAGCATGGCATTCCGATTGCTTCAAGTGTACTCTGTGTCAGGCTTGGTTGGTTGATGGGGAGTTTCAGGAGTTGGACGATAATCTAATGTGTACGCCATGCTACGCTGACAAGGTTGGCAAGAAGTGTACCGTCTGCACAAAGTCTGTTATTGGAAGAGGAGTGAAATTCGGCTTTGGAATGTATCATCCTGATTGCTTCAACTGCGGGTACTGTGGGATCAATATGATCGGCTATAAAGGGAAAGTCAAGGAGAAAGAAGACAAACCAGTTTGCCAAGATTGTGCCGCTAAATCTGCAAAGAAATGTTTCAAATGTCACCAGCCGATTACCTCAAAGCACACTGTGTATCGAGAGCAGGTGTTTCATCTGGAGTGCTTCACATGCAACCTATGCGGGTCCAGTGTGGCCACAACAGACTTCTTTGAAACAAACCTCGGAGAAATTCTCTGCCAGAAGTGCACCACAATTAAGTAA